In Panthera leo isolate Ple1 chromosome F3, P.leo_Ple1_pat1.1, whole genome shotgun sequence, one genomic interval encodes:
- the CRTC2 gene encoding CREB-regulated transcription coactivator 2 codes for MATAGANGPGSATAAASNPRKFSEKIALQKQRQAEETAAFEEVMMDIGSTRLQAQKLRLAYTRSSHYGGSLPNVNQIGCGLAEFQSPLHSPLDSSRSTRHHGLVERVQRDPRRMVSPLRRHPRHVDSSPYSPAYLSPPPESSWRRTMPWGNFPAEKGQLFRLPSALNRTSSDSALHTSVMNPSPQDTYPGPAPPSILPGRRGGFLDGEVDSKVHGAEENLLDDKHLLKPWDAKKLASSSSRPRSCEVPGINIFPSPDQPASVPVLPPAMNTGGSLPDLTNLHFPPPLPTPLDPEEAAYPNLSGGSSTSNLTHTMTHLGISGGLGLGPGSGYDAPGLPSPLSHPPLQASLSNPNLQASLSNPNLQASLSSPQPQLQGSHSHPSLPASSLARHTLPTASLGHPSLSAPALSSASSSSASPPALGAPPYPASTPGTSPRHRRVPLSPLSLPAGPADARRSQQQLPKQFSPTVSPTLSSITQGVPLDTSRLPTDQRLPPYPYSPPSLVLPAQPPTPKPLPQPGLSSQACPMQPSGRPPHCGLLYPPSSGGHGQQSHHRLMSDFSLGNPEQFSMESPSASLALDPPGFSEGPGFLGGEGPVSGLQDPHTLNHQNLTHCSRHGSGPNIILPGDSSPGFSKEIAAALAGVPGFEVAAAGLGLGLGLEEELRMEPLGLEGLHMLSDPCALLPDPAVEDSFRSDRLQ; via the exons TTACAGGCCCAAAAATTGCGACTGGCGTACACGAGGAGCTCCCATTACGGCGGGTCTCTGCCCAACGTTAACCAGATAGGCTGCGGCCTGGCCGAGTTCCAG AGCCCCCTCCACTCGCCTCTGGATTCGTCTCGGAGCACTCGGCACCACGGGCTGGTGGAGCGGGTGCAGCGAGACCCCCGAAGGATGGTGTCCCCGCTCCGCCGCCACCCCCGCCAC GTCGACAGCTCTCCCTATAGTCCTGCCTACTTGTCTCCTCCCCCGGAGTCCAGCTGGCGGAG GACGATGCCCTGGGGCAATTTCCCTGCAGAGAAGGGGCAGCTGTTTCGACTACCATCTGCTCTGAACAG gacAAGTTCTGACTCTGCCCTTCACACCAGCGTGATGAACCCAAGCCCTCAGGACACTtacccaggccctgcccctcccagcatCCTGCCCGGTCGCCGCGGAG GTTTTCTGGATGGTGAGGTGGATTCCAAAG tCCATGGTGCTGAGGAGAACTTGCTGGACGACAAGCACTTGCTGAAGCCCTGGGACGCGAAGAAG ctggcctcctcctcctcccggccTCGGTCCTGCGAAGTCCCTGGAATTAA CATCTTTCCGTCTCCTGACCAGCCTGCCAGCGTGCCTGTCCTCCCGCCCGCCATGAACACGGGAGGCTCCCTGCCTGACCTCACCAACCTGCACTTCCCCCCACCACTCCCTACCCCCCTGGACCCTGAGGAGGCCGCCTACCCCAACCTGAGTGGGGGAAGCAGTACTTCCAATTTGACCCACACGATGACCCACCTGGGCATCAGcgggggcctgggcctgggcccggGCTCGGGCTATGATGCGCCAG GACTTCCTTCCCCTCTCAGCCACCCACCCTTGCAGGCCTCCCTGAGCAATCCCAACCTGCAGGCCTCCCTGAGCAATCCCAACCTGCAGGCCTCCCTGAGCagtccccagccccagctccagggCTCCCACAGCCACCCCTCActgcctgcctcttccctggCCCGACACACACTGCCCACCGCCTCCTTGGGCCACCCCTCACTCAGCGCCCCGGCCCTCTCCTCTGcatcctcctcctctgcctcgcCTCCTGCCCTGGGTGCCCCTCCTTACCCAGCTTCTACCCCCGGGACCTCCCCCCGCCATCGCCGTGTGCCCCTCAGCCCCCTGAGTTTGCCCGCGGGCCCAGCTGACGCCAGGAGGTCCCAACAGCAGCTGCCCAAACAGTTTTCGCCAACAGTGTCACCCACCTTGTCCTCCATCACTCAG GGTGTCCCCCTGGATACCAGCAGACTGCCCACTGACCAGCGGCTGCCTCCATACCCGTACAGCCCCCCGAGTCTGGTTCTGCCCGCCCAGCCGCCCACCCCAAAGCCTCTGCCGCAGCCAGGGCTGTCCTCTCAGGCCTGCCCGATGCAGCCCTCAGGCAGGCCACCGCACTGTGGGCTACTGTACCCGCCCAGCTCCGGGGGGCACGGGCAGCAGTCTCACCACCGGCTGATGAGTGACTTCAGCCTGGGGAAC CCAGAGCAGTTCAGCATGGAGAGCCCGTCGGCCAGCCTGGCGCTGGACCCCCCTGGCTTTTCTGAAGGGCCTGGATTTTTAGGGGGCGAGGGGCCAGTGAGTGGCCTCCAGGACCCCCATACCCTCAACCACCAGAACTTGACCCACTGTTCCCGCCATGGCTCAGGGCCCAACATCATTCTTCCAG GAGACTCCTCCCCTGGCTTCTCTAAGGAGATTGCCGCAGCCCTGGCCGGAGTGCCTGGCTTTGAGGTGGCGGCggccgggctggggctggggctggggctggaggaggagctgcGCATGGAGCCCCTGGGCCTGGAAGGGCTCCACATGCTGAGCGACCCCTGTGCCCTGCTGCCCGATCCTGCCGTGGAGGACTCTTTCCGCAGTGACCGGCTGCAGTGA